In Bombina bombina isolate aBomBom1 chromosome 6, aBomBom1.pri, whole genome shotgun sequence, a single genomic region encodes these proteins:
- the LOC128662734 gene encoding putative nuclease HARBI1: MQGEREADNAEVRQRRPDIPRVRLDIETLNEQQVFESFRLNREKIYQLYALLQDRLESQGYSSRAVPGMTKLLGALHFLASGSFQVTGGIVTGVHKSTLSKHLSKVIDGLYDNCRKFIFFPTSPRGWRDVKRDFFLLGGIPNVLGAIDCTHIALRPPVRREIIFRNRKHFHSLNVQIICDANMRILNVVAGFPGSSHDAYILRNSGVWRLFETNQMPEGHLLADSAYPLKKWIWTPLKENQVVGPAELRYNEAHIRTRAIIERLFGVLKMRFRCLDRSGGDLQFSPEKAIKIIVACCCLHNMAQEHGMLNDLLPTPQPPGEIFEPDVINHPQPLNAHLERSATIQEFFSD; encoded by the exons atgcagggtgagagagaagctgacaatgctgaagttagacagcgtaggcctgacatccccagagtgaggctggatatagaaaccctgaatgagcagcaggtgtttgaaagtttcaggctcaacagggagaaaatatatcagttatatgccctgttgcaagataggctggaaagccagggctattcaagcagggctgtccctggaatgaccaaactactaggggcacttcattttttggcttctggatcctttcaggtgacagggggcattgtaactggggtgcataagtccactctttctaagcatctttcaaaagttattgatggactttatgataattgcagaaaatttatttttttccccacatcacccagaggttggcgtgatgttaagagggacttttttcttttaggtggcatacccaatgtccttggggccattgactgcactcatattgccctaagaccccctgtgcgcagggagataatatttagaaataggaaacacttccactccttaaatgtgcagattatatgtgatgcaaacatgcgcatattaaatgttgtggcagggttcccaggaagtagccatgatgcctacatcctcaggaattctggtgtgtggagattgtttgagacaaatcaaatgcctgaaggacatctcctcg cagattctgcatatcctcttaaaaaatggatttggacaccattgaaagagaaccaggttgttgggcctgctgaattaag atataatgaagcacatatccgaacacgtgctataatagaacgactgtttggtgttctaaaaatgcgctttcgctgcctggacagatcagggggggatctccaattcagtccggaaaaagctattaaaatcatagtggcatgttgctgtctacacaacatggcacaggagcatgggatgttgaacgacttacttccaacaccacagcccccaggtgaaatctttgagcctgatgtaattaatcatccccaacccctcaatgcccatttggagagatctgcaactattcaagaattcttttcag attga